One region of Deltaproteobacteria bacterium PRO3 genomic DNA includes:
- a CDS encoding translation initiation factor IF-3, with product MSKEVRVNRRIRAPEVRLIDAEGKQLGVYIASKAIQMAEDQGLDLVEISPNANPPVCKIMDYGKYKYELTKKQKEAKKHQVVVLVKEVKFRPVTDEHDLGFKVRNMERFLEEGHKVKATVVFRGREMSYREGGKKVMETILGMLQDKAVVEVPPKMEGRQMTMILMAAKAAKKHEPAKPKSPPPTSAPKEAPQAKTE from the coding sequence ATTAGCAAAGAAGTCCGCGTCAACCGACGCATCCGCGCCCCCGAGGTGCGGTTGATCGATGCCGAAGGCAAGCAGCTCGGAGTCTACATCGCCTCCAAGGCGATCCAAATGGCCGAGGATCAGGGTCTCGACTTGGTCGAGATCTCGCCCAACGCCAATCCGCCCGTGTGCAAGATCATGGACTACGGGAAGTACAAGTACGAGCTGACCAAAAAGCAAAAAGAGGCCAAGAAGCACCAAGTGGTGGTGCTGGTGAAGGAAGTGAAATTCCGGCCCGTGACCGACGAGCACGATCTCGGCTTCAAGGTCCGCAACATGGAGCGTTTCCTCGAGGAGGGGCACAAGGTCAAGGCGACCGTCGTGTTCCGCGGCCGCGAGATGAGCTACCGAGAAGGCGGCAAAAAGGTGATGGAGACGATCCTGGGCATGCTCCAGGACAAGGCCGTCGTGGAGGTGCCGCCCAAAATGGAAGGGCGGCAGATGACGATGATTTTAATGGCCGCCAAGGCCGCAAAGAAACACGAGCCCGCGAAACCGAAGAGCCCTCCGCCGACGAGCGCTCCGAAGGAAGCGCCCCAGGCCAAAACCGAATAG